The genomic segment GTTTTTCTTCTGAGCTATTTTTTCTTGGGCCAGATAAGCGGCGCCTAATGCTCCCATAACTGCGAAATGATTGGGTACAATTACTTTTTGACCCAGCTCTCTTTCAAAGGCCTGCCGGATTCCTGGATTAGCTGCGACTCCTCCTTGAAAAAGAATAGGGCCAAGTATTTCTTTGTTTTTGCCTACGTTATTTAAATAATTGCGGACCATCGCTTGACACAACCCTGCGAGAATATCGGGTAAAGGGTGTCCTAATTGCTGTTTATGGATCATATCTGATTCAGCAAAAACAGAGCATCGCCCGGCTATTCTAACCGGGTGTTCTGCTCGTATCGCGATCGGACCAAAGTCTTCAATGGGAATCCCTAACCGAGCTGCTTGTTGATCCAAAAAAGAGCCTGTCCCAGCGGCACAAACTGTATTCATCGCAAAATCAACCACAATGCCATCACGCAAAATAATTATCTTAGAATCCTGACCGCCGATTTCCAGGATCGTTTTAACCTCAGGATATTCACGCGAGGCAGCTACAGCATGAGCCGTGATTTCATTTTTTACAACATCTGCACCCAATAAAGTTGCAGCAAGTTGGCGTGCACTTCCTGTCGTCCCAACTCCAATAATTTGAGCAGAATTTCCTATTTTTTCTCGTAACGTCTTTAGGCCTTCTTGAATGGTTTGCATGGGGCGTCCCTGAGTCCTTAAATACATTGCTTCAGCCACTACATTATCTTCCCCTAGTAGCACAATATTTGTGCTAACAGACCCTACATCTACTCCTAAGAAATACTTATGAGTGTGCACTAATCAGCCCTCCTCGATTTGCTTCTTTATGACGAGATCGCTCAAGCAGATCGACAAAGGCCTCGAGTCGGGTCTGAATCCCTGCCTGTCCAGTATGCTCATCAAACGTTAGGGTCATGATGGGTAGGTTATAGTCTTCTTGAATCCGCGGAAGAATGCTTGAGGCCACAATTTCTGGCATACAGCCTAGAGGTAAAATTTGAATAATTCCATCATATCCCTGACGTGCAAAATGAACTGCTGAGCCTACAGTTTCAATTCCGTGCCCCCCCACGAAATGATTCAGATAAGGTTTAGCTAGACGATAATAAGGTTTCAAAGGCCGATATCCCTGCGCCAAACCTTGAAAGACATGTTGCCCAACCCAGCCAGAAAGATAGATCGAGCGATCTACATAGGTTCCTAGGTTTCCTAACTCTTTCTCCACTTCACAGGAGGTAAACGGTTCTAAAAGAGTATAGATCTCTCCAATAATGCCAATATTCAAGGGTTTAATTGTCAAACCCTCTGGATGTTCGGCGTGTTTTTCCTTGATCCTAGCTTGGAGCCATCGGACTACCCCTTGAAGACCTTCATCCGTCATCGCCAACACAAGCCTTCTCTTGGCTTCCTCATAAAGCGCGTCGGCTTCATGCGGATTTTGAGCACGCGGACGAAACCCATGAATGAGAATCTCAATCCGATCCATAGCAACTGATTTACGATAGGCAAACTGGACTGCGCGTATTATCTTAGCCCATGAGTTTTTCTCTCCTGCAAGATATCTAATCCGCCCTGCTAAGCCCAACAATCGCCCTTCAGGCGGTTCAAGTTGAATGAATTCATAATTAAACCCAGCATCCTTAAGAATCATTCGCTCGCTTTCGCCATAATATCCGAATCGACAAGGGCCTCTTCCTGCAGTAATCGCAACCGTATCTGCACCTAATTCCGCTGCTTCTACATAGTTTCCAAGATTGAGTTTAAGAGGTAAACAGGCCGATTCCGGCGCAAGCTTTGTCCCAATATTTAATGTTTGTTTACTATTAAATGGTGCAACAACAAATTCCACTTCCAAAGACTCAAATAGAGCTTGAATGATAATCCAGGCATTCCCCATGTGTGGGAAGGTGACCTTCATGTCTATTTCTCCTCTCTAGCATGTCAAGGAAAGCCTCTAAGCGGGTAATTAGGCCCGCTTCACCTGTATGTTCGTCCAGCGTAACCACAAGATAAGGCTTTTGCTCCGCTCTTGCTCGTCGTGCAAGGAGATCGTTCGTTACCGAATCCGTCCCACAACCAAAACACGAAAGATAAATGATCCCATCGACTTCTGGATCTTCAAGATAAGACTCCCCTGCTCCATAAATTTTCTGCGCATGGCTCCAGAAGATACTTTTTCTAAGAAGTTTCTGTTTTGCTTGAGTTACCGCTAACGGAACATTTTCAACCACCCTGAGATTTGCTTTCTCCGCTAACTTTGAAAGAAGATCAAGATTGGCATACGTTTCATAGGTTAAATAGCTATGCCCCAGGAGCGCAATTGTAGGGCGATGTTCTTCCTCCGCTGCCTCTCCCGAATTATTTTGCATTTCCGGCCATTTTTGATTTCTATTGGGCCCTAAAGGAGGATCAGCTGTCAAACCCAAATTATTGAGTTTTTCTGACTCCGCTATATTTTCGAAACATTCCATGCTTTCCTCAAAACTCCAACCCTGCCTGCGCATTTCATGATAGGTCTGAAGCCAACGTTCTCCTTCAGCAAAAGCGTGCTGAATTTGGTGTTTACTTTTCCCTAAACATTTTCCCCATTGAATCAAGTTCTTGAGGACACTATGTACTCCAGCCTGCCGATTGATATCCACGCTGAGTACCTCAAGGCCTGCTGGGATTACCCCAAGAACGCTTTCGGGAAGTCCCAGTACCTTAGGACAAAGATATGTGTTTTTTTCCATACTGACTAAGCGTGGCAGAAAAACGGCATCTACATCACTCAGCGCATTAAGATGACCCACAAGTATTTTAATCGGAAGGCACGTTTCCGCTGGAGCTTTTTTTAAGCCGATTTCCATTATGTCCCGATTGGTCTGTGGCGTACTCACAAGTTCAATATCTAATTCTCGTAAAAATCCTGCCCAAAACGGATAATAATCATAATAGGTTAACGCACGGGGATAACCTAATTTCAAGCGTATGAACCTCCCTATTTTTTAGTTTTTTGGGGTTGTCGCGATTCATCTTGCGGCTTCAGAATACTTGGTCTTGTATTCTGAAGCGTCACCGGTGAACGGAAAAGAGCCTTTCCTACAGCCTTACCATCAAAAGGGATAACTGGCCATAGATAAGGAACGCCAAAGGATTTTGTCCGCAATAGCAAAATGAACACAGCAATAATTCCTATTCCAAAGCCAATAAAATTTCCGATAAAAGTCATGATCACTAAAAAAAGCCGAGCCAAGCGATTCGCCTGAGCGAGTTCATAACTAGGGGTCGCAAAGGTACCCACCGAAACAATCGCGATATACATGACAATTTCGGGTGTAAATAAGCCCACTTTAATCGCGATGTCCCCCAACATAAACGTGGCCACTAAACCTAAGGCTGTGGATAATGGAGAAGGGGTATGAATCGCAGCCATTCTCATCAAATCCACACCGAATTCAGCGATGAGAATCTGAGGAAGAAGACCCACCTTACCCGGTTGCGAAACTCCAATCCACTTGAGCCATTCCGGCAATACATCTGGATTTAAAGCTCCTGCTAACCATAAGGGCAGTAAAAAAACGGACACGAAAATTCCAATATACCGCACAAAACGCAAGTAAGCACCAACGATAGGTTCTTGCCTATACTCTTCAGCATGTTGCAGATGGTGCCAATAAGTAACCGGGGCAATAATGACGGAGGGCGATGTATCTACGATAATAATCACATGCCCCTCTAAGAGATGAGTTGTTGCTACATCCGGTCTTTCCGTGTACCTCACCCGGGGGTAGGGATTCCAAAACTTACTCCCTAAAATAAACTCCTCCACGCTTTTTTCAGCCATGGGAATCCCGTCGACTTGAATTCCTTGCAGTTCTTCAGTTATCTTACGAACAAGTTCAAGATTCGTTACATCTTCGATATAGGCCACACAGACATCCGTTTTGGACCGTGTTCCAACTTGAACGAGCTTCATCCTTAACTTTGGATCGCGCATCCGTCTACGAATCAAGGCGGTATTAAAAACCATCGTCTCTACGAAACCATCCCTTGATCCCCTTGTAACCTTCTCAATATCTGGTTCTTGTGGGGCTCGAGCAGGGAACGTCCGAACATCTACAATGATTGCTTTTTCCTGACCTTCAACCAAAATGACCATCGGACCGGACAGTAGAAAGTAAAAAATTTTGTCCATCGTTTCGACTTCAGAGACCTGTAAGTTAACGATCCGACCTTTAACCAATTTCGATAACGCATTAACGACCAAATCTGCTCGTTCTAAATCGATGAGTGCTTCAAGGATTAGACTGACAACCTGCGTGTTCACCATACCATTGACAGAATAGATCGCGACTTTTTTCCCACCAATAGACATTTCGCGTAAAACTATGTCAAAGCTATCGGGTACACCCAGTTCTTTATTCATATAATCTACATTTTCTTGATAAGACTTGCTGACCTTAATATTTTGTTCACTCGAGTTACTTGAACTACTTGAATCACTATTACTCAACGCTTAACCTCCCTCTATCCCTTGGGATTAAAGGTAATCGATACGAGATAACCAAAAAGCACAGCGCTTGCGATCCCAATTGCTGCCGCTTCCACACCTCCTGAAAAAGCTCCCATCAAGCCTCTTTTGTCGACAGCCTCCATGGCTCCTTTGGACAGCAAGTAACCAAATCCTGAGAGAGGAACACTCGCCCCTGCTCCCGCGAATTTTACTAAGGGCCCATATACTCCTAATGCCCCTAAAATGGCTCCACCCGTAACAAAGGTCACCAAAACATGAGCTGGTGTAAAAGCGGGTTTTGTTAAGTCCATCAGGAGCTGTCCAATCACACAAATCAGCCCTCCCACAATAAAGGCCGGAATAATCTGCTCAAACATCTGTACGTCTCTCCTTTCAGGCTTCAATCACGACAGCATGTCCAACCCCTGGAATAGATTCTCCCTGTAAAGCCGAAGTCGGGCTATGCAAGGATCCACTCCCGACAAGCAACACGCGTTGGTACTGCTTCGAAATCAACTTCTGCATGATCTCACCGGCAAAAACAACCGCGGAGCAGGCACAACCGCTTCCCCCGGCATGTACATCCTGACTCGAATCGTAGATCATGACGCCACAATCGTTGAATTGGTTCGCCGTTTCCATACCACTTCGTTTCAAGACTTCCTTGGCTAGGTGTAAACCGACTTGCCCTAAGTCCCCTGAAACAATCAAATCATAATCTCCAGGTGTCCGGTTTAAATCCTTCATATGATTTAAAATGGTATCAGCTACTGCCGGCGCCATAGCCGCCCCCATATTATTGACATCCTTTTCGCCATAATCCAGAACTCGGCCGATCGTTGCAGCCGTAATTCGCGGACCTGTCCCGGATTGAGAAAGCACAACACTCCCCGCCCCTGTAACTGTCCATTGAGCGCTCATTGCGCGTTGACTTCCTTGTTCTGTAGGTGAACGGTATTGCCGTTCAGCAGTATCATGATGACTGGAAACGCCAACTAGAACATTGCGAGCAAACTGCCCGTCGATTAACATACTTCCCACAGCCATGCTTAAGGCCATTGTCGAACATGCCCCATAAATTCCGATAAACGGAAAACCCATCGTACGTGCCGCGAAGTTAGCGGAAATAATCTGATTAAGCAAATCCCCAGCCAACATGTAATCCAGTTCTTCAGTCTTGACTTTAGACTGCTTAACCGCTCCTTGCAGCGCCTCTTCGAGCATTTTGCTCTCGGCGACCTCCCATGATTTATTTCCATTCAGATTATCCTGCATAACTTTACTAAACGTCTTACTCAAGGGCCCTTGTCCTTCCTTCGGTCCAACCACCGAATAGGACGAAAGAATGACGGGTGGATTTGCAAAAACCACCGTTTGATTTCCAATGCGTTTAAGATTCATTCAGCTCTCATCCCCAATTCCCTTACATTAAAATCGCACTAAATAATAAATAATTCCTACGACAATTGATGTCGTAATTCCATAGACTAAAACCGGACCAGCCACAGTAAAAAGACGAGCTCCTACCCCCATAACATACCCTTCTCGTTTGAACTCTAAAGCTGGCGCGACCACCGAATTTGAAAAACCTGTGACAGGTACAATTGAACCTGCCCCAGCAAATTTACCAATTTCATCGTATATTCCAAGCCCCGTGAGCAGTGCCCCCAGCAAGATCAGAATGGCCGTAGCAGCTGCGGAAGCTTCTGTTCTCTCTAATCCTGTCAGCACAAGCAAATTGATGATCAGTTGCCCATTCGTACAGATTAGCCCTCCCACTAAAAACGCACGCAGAGAATTACGCATAACGGTAGGTTTAGGGGTCATCGACTTCGTTAAATTTTGATACTCTTGTTGGGTAATATTCACATTGGGTGGTCTTAACTTTTCTCCGGGCATAGGACAACTCTCCTCTCAAATACAAATTAAGCCTTGCAGTAAGTTACTGCTTAGTATTTAACTCGAAATATTTATTTATTCAGAAATCATAAAAAGAGAATAGAAGATTATCTTACAAGAGAAATTTTCCTTTAAATCCTAGAAGGAAAAATCTGGATAACGTCGAATTGAATTCAGGAGAACATGGATAGGGAGGAACAGGTTTGCTCATGGATAAAAAAATAGAGCGTCAGACATTGACCTTGTGTTTAGCAGGAGAGCTAGATATGAGAACTTCGGAAAATCTGCGCCAAGCCATCGATACAGAAATTGACCGTCGCGGAATACGAATCGTGATCCTGGACCTTCATGATGTTACCTTTGTCGATAGTTCTGGGTTAGGAGTGATACTCGGACGATACAAAAAACTTCTCCCACTGGGCGGAAAAATCTTAATCAAACACGTACCCCCTCATATTTATAAAATTATGGAGCTATCCGGGTTACCGAAGATCATCCCCTTTGAAAGTGAATCTTCAGATGTAGGAAGGACGGGAAATGTTCAATGAATAAAAATAGTTTAGCTCTCACCTTCTCTAGTATTGCCGAAAATGTTAGTATTGCACGCATGCTCATCGCTTCAATTGGTGCACAGCTTGATCTTTCCCTCAATGATATTGAGGAGTTAAAAGTAGTTGTCTCTGAAGCAGTCTCAAATGCCATCATTCATGGTTATCAAAATGATCCGGACAAGCTCGTCATACTTGAAATCGAATTTAATGACGAACTATTGCGAATTATTGTGCGTGATCAAGGATGTGGAATATTTGACGTAGAACAAGCGATGCAACCCGCCTATAGTTCTGATCCAGAGCGGATGGGCCTCGGCTTCGTCTTTATGCAATCTTTCATGGACGAACTAACCGTTGACTCTATTGTGGATCAAGGAACAACCGTAACTATGGTCAAGGACCTGAACAAAAATCACCCCTCCTTGCATTAGGAGGGCATTAAAATGATTCAAAGATTAACTGAAATGAATCTTCCTCGCTTTCCTCTGCTTTCAGATGAAGAAATGATGCGCCTGTTACATGAAGCTCAGGAGGGTAATGAAGAAGCCCGAGAAAAATTGGTGAATTGCAACCTCAAATTGATTTTCAACCTTGTTCAACGCTTCTCTCGCCGGGGATATGAATTAGAAGATCTCTTTCAAATTGGCACGATCGGCTTGATTAAGGCTATTGATAAATTTGATTTTAGCTATGGTGTGAAATTCTCAACCTATGCTGTTCCCATGATTATCGGCGAAATTCGACGCTTCCTTCGCGATGATCATCCGATTAAAGTCCCCCGATCTTATAAAGAACTTGTGTATAAGGTCAACCGAGCACGCGAACAACTGTCGGCCACCCTTGGTCGAGAACCTACCATTGGTGAAATTGCCGAAGAAATCGAAGTCGAACGTGAAGACATTGTTTCCGCTCTTGAAGCGGTCCAAAGTCCAACTTCAATTCATGACACGCTTTACCAGGACGACTCTGACCCAATTTATGTCTTAGATCAGCTTCCGTTGGATAAAGATCTGGAACCGAGTTGGTTTGAAAAAATCGCCCTCAATGAGGTTCTCGACAAGCTTTCCGAACGTGAAAAACACGTTATTTTAATGCGTTTCTTTGAAGATAAGACGCAAAGTGAAATTGCTGCCCAACTCCATCTCTCCCAAGTCCAAATCTCACGAATTGAGCGGGCAGCACTTCACCATATCCGAGAACTCCTACAAGTTAATCCCTCAAAACCCAAAGACTCCTTGTAGTGTCCGCGTCATTTGCTGATATAATCCTGCTTTAGCAATAGGTTTCTCGGCCACCAAGTTAACCTGGTTCAGAAGTTCATTTTCACGGTAAAGAAGGACTTCTCCCAATTTCTGTCCTTGTTGAACTGGAGCTTCTATGTCTGGGTTGAGTTTTGTCTCGACCCAGATATTTTTATCTTTACCTTTTTCAACAGTTACACCTAAGGCTTGTTCAGTTACTGCCACAACTTCACTTTCCGCTCCCTTACGGACTTGAACAACACCCTGTTTTTGAGAAGCAGGTGCAAACTCTTTATGTGCATATTTGGCAAATCCATAATTATAGATTTTCATAGATTCGGCAAAATGCCCGCGCACTTGAGGAACGCCCATAACCACGGCAATCAGACGGAGTCCGTCTCGTTCTACCGTCGAAGCCAGACAATATTTTGCTTCGTTGGTCCAACCCGTCTTAAAACCATCTGCTCCCTGGTACCACCACAGCAGCTTATTCGTATTCCACAATTTAAACTTACCATCACGTATATCATATTCTTTAATCGCGGTTAATTTTTTGACCAGCGGATATTTCAAGGCCGCTCGACCCATCAATGCTAGATCATAAGCACTCGTATAGTGTCCTTCAGCCGGTAATCCATAGGCATTCGCAAAATGCGTATTTTTACATCCCAAATCTTGAGCTTTTTTATTCATTTCATTAACAAAGGCTTCATGACTCCCACTAATATGCTCGGCAACTGCAACACACGCATCATTGGCCGAACCTACAGCTATGGAAATCAACATTTCTTCAAGGGAAAAGGATTCACCCGGCTCTAAATAAATTTGTGAACCTCCTAAACTACAAGCATTTTCACTCGCTGTCACTTTATCGGTCAGTTTGACACGCCCTGACTCAACTGCATCCGCTGCAACAAGCATAGTCATAAGCTTTGTCACACTTGCAGGGGCAAGTTCTTTGTTCGCTTCCTTCTGATATAGAATCTGCCCTGATTCCGCATCCATTAAAATTGCGCTTGCGGCCTCGGTTTGTAATTCTGCCCCTTGTGCCGGTGCAGTTGCAGGCGCCGCCTGTACAACCCCTAGATTTCCTAATACCAGCGCTAAGGCTAATATTAACGTCAATCCTTTACGCATTTTTAACCCTCCTTGAGAACTTAATTTTGTACTTTTCTTCTATTATTCCCAGAAATCAAAAAAGCACTCAATTAAGTGTTCACTTAATTGAGTGCTCAATTTTAACCCGACTACAAACCCATACGTTGACGGAAGCTTTTAACATTCGTCCGGCTCACTGGAATTTCATAACGGTCTTTCATGATTAGATTATAGGTATTATTAAACCATGGCACGATGGATTCGATTTTATCCACGTTCGCCAGATAACTCTTATGAACTCGCAAAAAAGAAGGTCCAAGCATTCCTTCCAAGTCACTCAGAGTGTAATTGGTCAAATAACTTTTTTGCTCAGTCACAACCCTCACTAACCGTTCATCAATCGTAGCATAGAGAATATCCGAGCTCGGGATCAAATAGATTTTTCCATTCTCTTCAATCTTTAGTTTGTGGGCTGTGGGATTTAAAGAATGATATATCATGTCTAATTTTCTGAGATATTCTCCAGAAGTATCTTCATAATCCTTAATCTCTTGTGAATGTGGATCGTTTTCTTGCGTAATATCGCTTTCGGACAAGGAGTGCATGATTTCGTAGCTTCTATTTAAGCGAGTGATCGTTTCGTTCAATCGTTCCACATGAATGGGCTTAAGCAAATAGTCAATCGCATTAACTGCAAAAGCCTCAACTGCATACTGATCAAAAGCTGTCACAAATACAATAACAGGATTGGTTTTCTCCACGAACAATTGACGGGCGATGTCAATTCCAGAGGCATCAGGCATTTGAATATCCAAGAAAAGCACATCCGGATTAAGTTTCCTAACCTGCTCTAAGACTTCTTCTCCGCAGGCTGCTTCACCAATCACTTCAATTCCTTCGATTTGTTTTAGCAAATAATGGAGTTCATCTCGCGCTGGACGTTCATCATCAGCAATTAAGACTCTCATCATCACATCTCCTTCAATTCACTCGAAAGATTTCTAGGGATCGTTAGGGTAACACAGGTTCCTTCTCCAACTGTGCTATCAATGGAGAACTGAGCCTGATTATGATAGACATATTTTAATCTTTGGGCAACATTTTGAATTCCTATGCCGAGCCCAGTCGTGGATATCTTTACACCTTGTCGAATGAGTTCCAGCTTTTCCGGGGAAATTCCTACACCATTATCTTTGATTTGAATTACTAAATATTCAGGTTCGAGCCATGCTAAAATCCGAATAACTCCCTGTCCTTTACCTCGATAAACCCCATGTTTCAGTGCATTTTCCACAAGAGGTTGCAAGGTTAAGCCCGGTAAACGATAACTGAGAGCATCCTCTTCAACCTTCTCTTCCACCTGAAGGCGATCAGAAAAGCGAGCTTGTTCAATCGCTAAGTAAGATCGGATATGTTCACATTCTTCCTGAAGTGTTACAAATTTCTCGCCACTTTGTAAGTTTTTACGAAAAAAGTCCCCCAGCTGAAAAAGAAGTTGGCGTGCCTTTTCAGAATCCGTTCGACAAAACGATACGATTGTGTTAATCGCATTAAAAAGAAAATGGGGGTTAATTTGGGCCTGAAGAGCTCTGAGCTCCGCCTCAGTCACCAGTTGAGCACGCTCTTCCAACTCAGCCACCTCCAGTTGTGTAGAGAATAGCATTCCTAAACCTGCCCCGAATTCCCAATCAACCGGACTAATCTTTTGACCATGCTCTCGGTAAATCTTCAATGTTCCAATCACCCTATCCCCAACCCTTAGAGGAACAACTAAGGCAGCTGACAAAGGACAGTTCTTTTCCCTGCAGCCAATTTCCTCAGTAGTATCTGCCAGCATTAACTCACCTGATTCTAAAGCGAGCCAAGTGGCTTGGGTTTGAATGATCGTTCCACTTTTATGATGATCTGATGCTTTTCCCACATGAGCCAGAATTTTTTCGCGATCGGTTAGGGCCACTGCCGCCATATCCGTTTGATCATAGATGATTTGTGCTACACGTAAAGCCGTGTTCTCGTTTAAGCCTGCTCGCAAGATGGTCAGCGTTTGGTTAGCAATTTTTAACGCTTTTTGGGCTTCTAAGGCGCCAATTTGCTCTTCTTCTAACGCTGTCTGAACGACTCCGATAAAGATAGCAATCCCAATTCCATTGATAATAATCATAGGCAAGCCGATCACTTCTACCAAATCCCAAGCCTGCTCGAAAGGTCGTGTGAGTAACAAAATAACGAGCATCTGAAGAACTTCTGCTTCCATACCCGCCAACAAGGCTTGCTTCCAGCTCAAACGTTTACCCCCAAGTTTGCGGTGAATTAAACCCGCAAATAACCCCTCAAGGATTGTTGCGACTCCACAGGAAAACGCAGTAAACCCTCCAAGTAAAGCGCGATGTCCTCCAGCGAGCAAACCTGCCCCAATTCCCATCAAAGGGCCACCCAATAAGCCTGCAGCAACAACCCCGACGACACGTGAGTTGGCTAAGGCCCCCTTAATTTCAATTCCCGTATACGTCCCTGCAATCCCCATTGCTCCAAAAACAATAACCAGTAAAATTTTATCTCTTTTACTCGCCTTATGGCGTAACGTCTTTTTAAAAATTTTAGTTTTACTGACAAGATAAGCTAGCGTTATAATTAAACTGGTATTTAAAGCCAAACGCTCAAAGAGGAGCCAGATCATTTTAAATTTCTCCAATCTTCCAATATAGCGTATTAAACTACATTTCTACTAGTGTCGTGTATCTACTATTGAGAATACCATTTTTTCTCGATTTGACAATCTTCTTCGCTAAATTAGTTAATTAGCTATGATCTGGTCTATTCATCTGTTTATCGAACATTATTCAATTTGTATTAGATAACGTTCGAAAAACATATTGCTTTTTTTAATGGTATGGGATATAGTTGTAACGTTTGTTCTTACGAAATGTTACTTCAGATGGAGGTTGAAGAGCTTGAAAAATTATGATGTCATCATCGTTGGAGCTGGACCTGCCGGTATTTTCACGGCTTATGAACTAACGACCCAGCATCCCGATCTTTCCATTCTTCTTGTCGATAAAGGCCGTAATATCTATAAACGCTATTGCCCAATTCTTAAAAAAACGCTCTCTAAATGTCCGCCGCCAACTGACCATAAAGAGTATGCTGGCTGTGTTCCTGCTTGTTCGATTACCAATGGTTTTGGAGGAGCTGGCGCATATTCTGACGGTAAATTTAATATTACAACAGAGTTTGGTGGCTGGATGACCGAATATCTAGCCCCTTCTAAAGTACTAGACCTTATCCATTATGTTGACAAAATCAATTTACATCATGGAGCCACAGCTGAACTCACGGACCCAACGACGCCTATGGTCAAAGAAATTGAGCGTCGCGGATTAGCCGCTGGTTTAAAACTTCTCAGAGCTCAAGTGCGTCATCTCGGTACAGAACAAAATCTTGAAATTATGAAAAGCATTTATGAAGAATTAAAACCTAAAATTGATATGGTCTTCGAAACAGAAATTACGGATCTTTTAACTGTAGAAGAGGCCGGTCAGCTCCGAATAACGGGTATTCTCGATGAAGAAGGTCACGAGATTCATGCGCCTTATGTCGTTCTCGTTCCGGGCCGTGATGGTTCAGAATGGTTAACTCACGTTTTTAATAAGCACAACTTAGAAATGAACAGCAACCAGGTTGATGTTGGTGTTCGAGTCGAAACCTTAGATACCATTATGGAAGATATTAATGAAAATCTATATGAAGGAAAATTCGTTTATAGGACTTCCGTGGGGACCTCTGTCCGCAGTTTCTGCAGTAATCCCTCAGGCCATGTCGTTATCGAGAATCATAGTGGCGTCATGTTAGCCAATGGTCATGCTTTCAAGGATAAAAACTTAGGCAGCCATAATACAAACTTTGCTTTGCTGGTCTCGCATAATTTTTCATATCCCTTCAATAAGCCGAATGAGTATGCGAAGGCTATTTCGCGCCTCGCGAACGACTTATCAAATGGGAGCGTCCTCCTGCAACGGTTTGGGGATATCCTGAAGGGGCGCCGCTCGACTGAGAAGAGAATTCGTGAAGGATTCATTGAGCCAACACTTAAAGAAGCAGTACCTGGAAACTTATGTCTTGCTTTACCTTACACCACGATGAAAAGCATTATCGAGATGATCCAAGCTCTGGATCGAGTTACCCCAGGCATTGCTTCAGAGCATACCCTCCTCTATGGGGTTGAAGCAAAATTCTATTCTTCTCGACCCAAACTCACAAGCACGTTTGAAACAGAAATTTCCGGACTCTATGCGGGTGGAGATGGAGCCGGAGTCACCCGGGGACTCGCTCAAGCCAGCGCCTGCGGAGTTGCCATTGCGCGGGACATTAGCTTGAAGTTTTGAAGTTATGGAACAAATCTCAAACTGTAATAAACAAAGACTGCCCTTATTTAATTAAGAGCAGTCTCTCTTTATCTCCACTCATATTATATTAAGATCATAAAAAATCTTGCCGG from the Desulfitobacterium metallireducens DSM 15288 genome contains:
- the spoIIAB gene encoding anti-sigma F factor; this encodes MNKNSLALTFSSIAENVSIARMLIASIGAQLDLSLNDIEELKVVVSEAVSNAIIHGYQNDPDKLVILEIEFNDELLRIIVRDQGCGIFDVEQAMQPAYSSDPERMGLGFVFMQSFMDELTVDSIVDQGTTVTMVKDLNKNHPSLH
- a CDS encoding D-alanyl-D-alanine carboxypeptidase family protein is translated as MRKGLTLILALALVLGNLGVVQAAPATAPAQGAELQTEAASAILMDAESGQILYQKEANKELAPASVTKLMTMLVAADAVESGRVKLTDKVTASENACSLGGSQIYLEPGESFSLEEMLISIAVGSANDACVAVAEHISGSHEAFVNEMNKKAQDLGCKNTHFANAYGLPAEGHYTSAYDLALMGRAALKYPLVKKLTAIKEYDIRDGKFKLWNTNKLLWWYQGADGFKTGWTNEAKYCLASTVERDGLRLIAVVMGVPQVRGHFAESMKIYNYGFAKYAHKEFAPASQKQGVVQVRKGAESEVVAVTEQALGVTVEKGKDKNIWVETKLNPDIEAPVQQGQKLGEVLLYRENELLNQVNLVAEKPIAKAGLYQQMTRTLQGVFGF
- the sigF gene encoding RNA polymerase sporulation sigma factor SigF is translated as MIQRLTEMNLPRFPLLSDEEMMRLLHEAQEGNEEAREKLVNCNLKLIFNLVQRFSRRGYELEDLFQIGTIGLIKAIDKFDFSYGVKFSTYAVPMIIGEIRRFLRDDHPIKVPRSYKELVYKVNRAREQLSATLGREPTIGEIAEEIEVEREDIVSALEAVQSPTSIHDTLYQDDSDPIYVLDQLPLDKDLEPSWFEKIALNEVLDKLSEREKHVILMRFFEDKTQSEIAAQLHLSQVQISRIERAALHHIRELLQVNPSKPKDSL
- a CDS encoding LytR/AlgR family response regulator transcription factor; protein product: MRVLIADDERPARDELHYLLKQIEGIEVIGEAACGEEVLEQVRKLNPDVLFLDIQMPDASGIDIARQLFVEKTNPVIVFVTAFDQYAVEAFAVNAIDYLLKPIHVERLNETITRLNRSYEIMHSLSESDITQENDPHSQEIKDYEDTSGEYLRKLDMIYHSLNPTAHKLKIEENGKIYLIPSSDILYATIDERLVRVVTEQKSYLTNYTLSDLEGMLGPSFLRVHKSYLANVDKIESIVPWFNNTYNLIMKDRYEIPVSRTNVKSFRQRMGL
- a CDS encoding sensor histidine kinase, translating into MIWLLFERLALNTSLIITLAYLVSKTKIFKKTLRHKASKRDKILLVIVFGAMGIAGTYTGIEIKGALANSRVVGVVAAGLLGGPLMGIGAGLLAGGHRALLGGFTAFSCGVATILEGLFAGLIHRKLGGKRLSWKQALLAGMEAEVLQMLVILLLTRPFEQAWDLVEVIGLPMIIINGIGIAIFIGVVQTALEEEQIGALEAQKALKIANQTLTILRAGLNENTALRVAQIIYDQTDMAAVALTDREKILAHVGKASDHHKSGTIIQTQATWLALESGELMLADTTEEIGCREKNCPLSAALVVPLRVGDRVIGTLKIYREHGQKISPVDWEFGAGLGMLFSTQLEVAELEERAQLVTEAELRALQAQINPHFLFNAINTIVSFCRTDSEKARQLLFQLGDFFRKNLQSGEKFVTLQEECEHIRSYLAIEQARFSDRLQVEEKVEEDALSYRLPGLTLQPLVENALKHGVYRGKGQGVIRILAWLEPEYLVIQIKDNGVGISPEKLELIRQGVKISTTGLGIGIQNVAQRLKYVYHNQAQFSIDSTVGEGTCVTLTIPRNLSSELKEM